In Sphingobacterium zeae, one genomic interval encodes:
- a CDS encoding TonB-dependent receptor produces the protein MKRYYLLATLGLCSKLYAQEVDTTTNRLEQVEVKAYFNKQPFLRLTSSAAVLSSQAIQSQQSPSLVSAMNRVPGLRMEERSPGSYRLALRGSMIRSPFGVRNVKIYLDDFPLTDAGGNTYLNLIDPYALGQINILKGPDGSIYGANSGGVVSLYSKGFDRSSKPEVNLQLTGGSYGLFQEQLNTILPFSQTQQLAINQSWTRSDGYRQNSALNKKNIQLNYNWHYAKTSELKFTGFYSDLGYQTPGGLTAVQMETDRRQARPKGGPNPGAAEQKAAIYDKTFFGGLSNQTHLSSKMTLFASVFGSSNQIKNPFITNYEKRDEKNIGTRLYLSYADLLSQNLKYEVQLGLEAQKGWYAIDNYDNAQGVATDPQAKDKLENSQQSFFARTQLEWLERLQLELSLGLNESKIGYRQYFPVEQEDKANIDFGSTWMPRAALSYLITPMFALRASISKGFSTPTVAEVRSSDNSINTLLKPETGTNHELGLRLHLWNRRVVLDAAAYTYQMNNAIIRQLRENGAEYFQNAGKINQKGLEVSILLYLITPQVSGVVRSLQFASNFSFNDYSFRIYQVGDKNYQGNKLPAVPKTVWVNSLNILFPNQFRFDLLSNLTAAIPLDDANSVYAKRYHLLQGKLSWTKSVGSRYQIRLFVGADNLLNEKYSLGNDINAFGGRYFNPAPLRNYYGGMSFNF, from the coding sequence ATGAAAAGATATTACCTACTTGCTACCCTTGGTTTATGTAGCAAATTATATGCGCAAGAAGTGGATACTACGACTAATCGGCTAGAACAAGTCGAAGTGAAGGCCTACTTCAATAAACAACCTTTCTTGCGATTGACATCTTCTGCGGCTGTGTTAAGCAGCCAAGCGATCCAATCCCAGCAGTCGCCCTCTCTTGTTTCGGCAATGAACAGGGTACCGGGTTTACGGATGGAAGAACGTTCTCCTGGAAGTTACCGGCTTGCACTCCGTGGGAGTATGATCCGCTCGCCTTTTGGTGTTCGTAATGTCAAAATCTACTTGGACGACTTTCCTCTTACTGATGCTGGTGGAAATACCTATCTTAATTTGATCGATCCGTATGCATTGGGCCAGATCAATATCTTAAAAGGTCCAGATGGATCGATCTACGGTGCTAATTCGGGTGGTGTAGTCTCCTTATACAGTAAGGGATTTGACCGGTCTTCCAAACCGGAAGTCAACCTGCAACTGACGGGCGGCTCTTATGGTCTCTTTCAAGAACAGCTTAACACCATATTACCCTTTAGCCAGACACAGCAGTTAGCCATCAATCAGAGTTGGACCCGAAGTGATGGATATAGACAAAATTCGGCTTTAAACAAAAAGAATATTCAGCTCAATTACAATTGGCACTACGCCAAAACTTCCGAATTAAAATTCACCGGGTTTTATTCGGATCTTGGCTATCAGACTCCTGGGGGGCTCACCGCCGTACAAATGGAAACTGACCGTAGGCAGGCTAGGCCAAAGGGCGGACCAAACCCTGGTGCTGCTGAACAAAAAGCAGCAATCTACGATAAAACATTCTTTGGTGGACTGAGCAACCAAACGCATCTCAGTTCTAAGATGACCTTATTCGCGAGTGTATTTGGTTCATCGAATCAGATCAAAAATCCCTTCATCACCAATTACGAGAAAAGAGATGAAAAGAACATAGGAACGCGCCTGTATTTATCGTATGCCGATCTGTTGAGCCAAAATTTAAAATATGAAGTCCAACTGGGATTGGAAGCACAAAAGGGTTGGTATGCGATCGACAATTATGACAACGCCCAAGGTGTCGCTACCGATCCGCAGGCCAAGGACAAATTGGAAAACAGTCAGCAATCATTTTTTGCACGCACTCAGCTGGAGTGGCTGGAGCGTCTTCAATTAGAGCTTTCGCTCGGATTAAATGAGAGTAAAATTGGCTACCGACAATATTTTCCTGTTGAACAGGAAGACAAAGCAAACATTGATTTTGGGAGTACATGGATGCCTAGAGCAGCTTTATCCTATTTAATTACCCCCATGTTTGCACTTAGGGCGTCAATCTCCAAGGGGTTCTCTACACCAACTGTTGCGGAGGTCCGTTCATCGGATAATTCAATTAATACGTTACTCAAGCCAGAAACGGGTACGAATCATGAACTGGGATTGCGCTTGCATTTGTGGAATCGCCGGGTCGTTCTAGATGCAGCGGCTTACACGTATCAAATGAACAATGCCATTATCAGACAGTTAAGGGAAAATGGTGCTGAATATTTTCAAAATGCGGGTAAAATAAATCAAAAGGGTTTAGAAGTATCAATACTGCTTTATTTGATCACACCGCAAGTGTCCGGTGTTGTCCGTAGCCTACAGTTCGCCAGTAATTTTTCCTTCAATGATTACAGTTTTAGAATCTATCAGGTGGGCGACAAAAATTACCAGGGCAATAAGCTTCCTGCGGTTCCGAAAACAGTATGGGTGAATTCATTGAATATACTTTTTCCGAATCAATTTCGATTCGACCTTCTATCTAATCTAACCGCAGCAATACCATTGGATGATGCAAATTCTGTTTATGCCAAACGGTATCATCTTTTGCAGGGCAAATTATCTTGGACAAAATCTGTCGGATCCCGGTATCAAATCAGACTTTTCGTAGGTGCAGACAATCTCCTGAATGAAAAATATAGTCTTGGAAACGATATCAATGCCTTTGGGGGCCGCTATTTTAATCCTGCCCCCTTGCGTAATTATTATGGGGGTATGAGTTTTAACTTTTAA
- a CDS encoding BamA/TamA family outer membrane protein has translation MHHLLHYNDFLRHAFLGMLLILIPTLLRAQTDTNTDSIAQYKHQRDSALARQYDISDLIGRIIHPKRKKTHASKRSPITLMPNIAYNPTIGGQIGVKAVAGKILGDPKTTTMSIAATSASITTKNIMVFYISHNVFTPNNKLNFQGAFALVKMVALDAGLGMTPHGKWNNADEEILANPEHKKYGAKYNAFTFNEKVYKRIADNLFVGAGLAFDLRRKITSSGPNGNVTPNTIYTEKHGFEPDSYNSNGLLLNMQYMTRDNPNRPYKGIYSDIGVRWNTTLLGSSKNAVQLTTDFRKYFSLSQSDPAHVLAFWYWGSYRLGGTLPYFDLPGTGRDVAVRSGRGYTIGYFKGISFGYAETEYRFPILKNRFLSGAAFFNLQTASDELGTKLFERWQPGGGAGLRVLFNKATRTNLCLDYAFGKYGSRGFFLGLNEAF, from the coding sequence ATGCATCATCTCCTACATTATAACGACTTCCTCCGACACGCTTTTTTAGGTATGCTTTTAATCTTAATCCCGACACTGCTTCGTGCTCAAACCGATACAAATACAGATTCTATTGCGCAGTATAAACATCAGCGCGACTCAGCTTTGGCGCGTCAATATGATATTTCTGATCTAATCGGAAGAATTATCCATCCCAAACGAAAGAAGACCCATGCCAGCAAACGTTCGCCTATTACCTTAATGCCCAATATTGCATACAATCCGACCATTGGTGGTCAGATTGGCGTCAAGGCTGTCGCCGGAAAGATTCTCGGAGATCCAAAAACAACGACGATGTCAATTGCTGCGACATCGGCCTCAATCACCACAAAAAACATTATGGTGTTCTATATTAGTCACAACGTATTTACACCGAACAATAAGTTAAATTTCCAGGGTGCGTTTGCGCTTGTTAAAATGGTCGCTTTAGACGCTGGATTGGGTATGACCCCTCACGGCAAATGGAACAATGCAGATGAGGAGATCCTTGCCAACCCCGAGCATAAGAAGTATGGAGCAAAATATAATGCCTTTACATTTAATGAAAAAGTCTATAAGCGCATTGCCGACAATCTCTTTGTCGGGGCAGGACTGGCTTTTGACCTACGCCGTAAAATAACCAGTAGCGGTCCTAATGGCAACGTTACACCCAATACAATCTATACAGAAAAGCACGGCTTCGAACCCGACAGTTACAATTCCAATGGACTACTGCTCAATATGCAATATATGACAAGGGACAACCCCAATAGGCCTTATAAAGGAATCTATTCGGATATTGGAGTTCGATGGAATACAACGCTGCTGGGCAGTAGCAAAAATGCTGTGCAGCTTACTACCGACTTCAGGAAGTATTTTAGCTTATCTCAGTCCGACCCTGCCCATGTCCTGGCTTTTTGGTATTGGGGTTCGTACAGACTTGGTGGCACACTTCCCTACTTTGACCTGCCAGGAACAGGAAGGGACGTTGCTGTTAGAAGCGGCCGTGGTTATACCATTGGTTATTTTAAAGGAATTTCTTTCGGTTATGCTGAAACAGAATACCGCTTTCCAATTCTCAAGAATCGCTTTCTAAGCGGAGCTGCATTTTTTAACCTACAGACAGCCAGCGATGAACTGGGCACCAAACTTTTTGAACGGTGGCAGCCTGGGGGTGGTGCCGGATTACGGGTTCTATTTAACAAAGCAACACGCACAAATCTATGTTTGGACTATGCCTTTGGAAAATATGGTTCCCGTGGTTTCTTTTTGGGGCTGAATGAAGCGTTCTAA
- a CDS encoding M1 family metallopeptidase produces the protein MIGRTIFNYGLSLLLLTGAAHAQELYTPRNIQQAIEKGTRTTTGLPGKNYWQNFGKYDVRVKLDPATKIVSGTETILYYNNSPDTLNRLAIRFVNNVHKPNAVRAAYASDDYLTSGLKIKSFKLNGQVYEVNSKDWGTVKLADFGQKIFPGTTATLDISWEYPLSIASDREGLLNASTFYCAYSYPRVSVYDDYNGWDLLEHNGRQEFYNGFNDYQFEISVPKNFVVWATGELTNAADVLQKPILDRFEKSKVSDTPIHIATDAEMKSGKVTAQEAWNKWKFKASYVPDFCFSVSDNYIWDGGSVDLGSKRVSVQSSYVAGTPDFEQYIGWQQYCISWFSKNWPGVTYPYPTMTAVQGFADMEYPMMINDSSVPDNLVDARQTADHEIAHTYFPFYMGINETRYGYMDEGWATALEFWIGNAEIGAEKNKELFKDARVKRYIFDPSTEEDQPLITMTSQLSGLGYGNNAYIKAALSYIALRDYLGDELFKKALHHYMELWHGKHPTPWDFFYSINAGAGQNLNWYWKNWYFTNNYIDLKVDSFKQLGGKNTLTITNVGGFAIPFDVLITYADGSVETKHQTPAIWQHNEKQASMTWSSTKKVKNITLDGGIFMDYTAKDNSWNVIK, from the coding sequence ATGATAGGACGCACGATATTTAATTATGGATTGTCCCTGCTTTTATTGACAGGGGCGGCTCATGCCCAAGAGTTGTATACACCAAGAAATATTCAGCAAGCGATTGAAAAAGGAACCCGAACCACGACGGGGCTACCCGGCAAAAATTATTGGCAAAATTTTGGAAAATATGACGTGCGGGTAAAATTGGATCCGGCTACAAAGATAGTAAGTGGAACAGAGACCATCTTGTACTATAATAATAGTCCTGATACATTGAATCGCTTGGCTATTCGATTTGTCAATAATGTTCATAAACCCAATGCGGTACGTGCGGCGTACGCTTCGGACGATTACCTGACTTCGGGGCTGAAGATTAAGTCATTTAAATTGAATGGTCAAGTTTATGAAGTGAACAGCAAAGATTGGGGAACCGTAAAATTAGCCGATTTTGGACAAAAAATCTTTCCGGGAACCACTGCAACGTTGGATATTAGCTGGGAATATCCGCTTTCTATAGCGAGTGACCGGGAGGGGTTGCTGAATGCCTCTACTTTCTATTGCGCTTATTCCTATCCACGTGTGTCTGTATATGACGATTACAATGGTTGGGATCTCCTGGAACACAATGGGCGGCAGGAATTCTATAATGGGTTCAACGATTACCAATTTGAGATATCCGTTCCGAAGAACTTTGTTGTGTGGGCGACAGGTGAATTGACCAATGCCGCTGATGTACTGCAGAAACCTATTCTGGACCGTTTCGAAAAATCAAAAGTTAGCGATACCCCAATACATATCGCGACTGATGCTGAAATGAAATCGGGGAAGGTGACAGCGCAAGAAGCCTGGAATAAGTGGAAATTCAAAGCAAGCTATGTACCTGATTTTTGTTTCAGTGTGAGTGACAATTATATCTGGGATGGCGGGAGTGTAGATTTGGGAAGCAAGCGCGTGAGTGTGCAATCTAGCTATGTCGCCGGAACGCCAGATTTTGAACAATATATTGGCTGGCAACAATACTGCATTAGCTGGTTTTCTAAAAATTGGCCTGGTGTCACCTATCCATACCCAACAATGACCGCCGTTCAGGGATTTGCCGATATGGAATATCCGATGATGATCAACGATTCGAGTGTACCTGATAATCTTGTGGATGCACGACAAACGGCGGACCACGAAATTGCCCATACTTATTTTCCTTTTTACATGGGTATCAATGAGACGCGGTATGGTTATATGGACGAAGGCTGGGCTACGGCATTGGAATTCTGGATCGGAAATGCAGAGATCGGTGCCGAAAAAAACAAAGAGCTTTTTAAGGATGCTCGCGTAAAGCGCTATATTTTTGACCCTTCTACAGAAGAAGACCAACCCTTAATTACCATGACCTCTCAGTTAAGTGGTTTAGGGTATGGTAATAATGCTTACATCAAGGCCGCGTTGTCTTATATTGCATTGCGGGATTATCTGGGCGATGAACTGTTTAAAAAAGCATTACATCATTATATGGAGTTATGGCATGGAAAGCATCCTACGCCTTGGGACTTCTTTTACAGCATCAACGCCGGAGCTGGGCAAAATTTAAATTGGTATTGGAAAAATTGGTATTTTACCAATAATTACATCGACCTTAAAGTGGATAGCTTTAAGCAACTCGGCGGTAAAAATACACTTACAATTACCAATGTAGGAGGATTTGCAATTCCGTTTGATGTGTTGATTACCTATGCAGATGGATCGGTGGAGACAAAACATCAAACTCCAGCAATTTGGCAACACAATGAAAAACAGGCAAGCATGACTTGGAGTTCGACCAAAAAGGTGAAAAATATTACCTTGGACGGTGGTATTTTTATGGATTACACAGCTAAAGACAACAGCTGGAACGTTATAAAGTAA
- a CDS encoding alpha-ketoglutarate-dependent dioxygenase AlkB family protein — MELFDNLFDGNRNLLPYDGTVNYYGKILSVLEANRYFDRLMESIEWVNDRAIIFGNEIITKRKVAWYGDDAFEYSYSNTTKKALPWTKELLELKKIAEKQTLETYNSCLLNLYHNGDEGMAWHSDAEKDLKKNGAIASLSFGAERKFAFKHKTSKEKIDIILGHGSLLVMKDLTQTYWLHRLPPTKKAFGARINLTFRTIDHPNPGR; from the coding sequence ATGGAACTTTTCGACAATCTCTTTGATGGCAATAGAAATTTACTCCCTTACGACGGTACTGTCAATTATTATGGCAAAATATTATCTGTGCTGGAGGCAAACCGCTATTTTGATAGACTCATGGAGTCAATTGAATGGGTAAACGATCGGGCCATTATTTTTGGAAATGAAATAATCACCAAACGAAAAGTGGCCTGGTATGGGGATGATGCGTTCGAATATAGTTATTCTAATACCACCAAAAAGGCGCTTCCGTGGACAAAGGAACTTCTTGAGCTGAAAAAAATAGCGGAAAAACAGACACTGGAGACATATAATTCATGTCTGTTGAATCTTTATCACAATGGCGATGAAGGTATGGCCTGGCACAGTGACGCGGAGAAAGATCTTAAAAAAAATGGGGCAATTGCTTCGCTAAGCTTTGGTGCTGAACGCAAATTTGCTTTTAAGCATAAGACCAGTAAGGAAAAAATAGATATCATTCTAGGACATGGCAGTCTTTTGGTTATGAAAGATCTGACGCAAACCTATTGGCTGCATCGACTTCCACCTACAAAAAAGGCGTTCGGCGCACGGATTAATCTAACATTTAGAACCATCGATCACCCTAACCCTGGTCGTTAG
- a CDS encoding methylated-DNA--[protein]-cysteine S-methyltransferase yields the protein MTIQQEVDFQRIAKAIHFLQENFKIQPTLGQIASHVYMSEAHFQRMFTAWAGTSPKKFLQYVSITHAKSLLQESTIAETTFQLGLSSSSRLHELFINIEGMTPAEYKNEGANLIILYDYYESLFGTMLIASTTKGVCHIAYADNQAQALVSLQQRFPKATYFQQGNGMHDSALQALNPQHKDIREVKLHLKGTAFQLKVWEALLKIPMGNLSTYGAIASQIGNPKASRAVGTAIGSNPIAYLIPCHRVIQNSGMFGGYRWDPMRKTAMIGWESFHTAV from the coding sequence ATGACTATTCAACAAGAAGTGGATTTTCAACGTATCGCCAAGGCGATACATTTCTTACAGGAAAACTTTAAGATACAGCCTACATTGGGTCAGATTGCTTCACATGTTTATATGAGTGAAGCTCATTTTCAACGTATGTTTACCGCTTGGGCAGGAACGAGCCCGAAAAAATTCTTGCAATACGTAAGCATAACTCACGCGAAATCATTGCTACAGGAAAGTACTATTGCCGAAACAACATTCCAGCTTGGTCTGTCCAGTAGCAGCAGACTTCATGAACTATTTATCAATATCGAGGGAATGACTCCAGCCGAATATAAAAATGAGGGCGCCAATCTAATTATATTGTACGATTATTATGAAAGCTTATTTGGTACCATGCTCATTGCGTCCACAACAAAAGGTGTTTGCCATATTGCCTATGCAGACAACCAGGCTCAAGCCCTTGTATCGCTCCAGCAACGATTCCCAAAAGCAACCTATTTTCAACAGGGGAATGGGATGCACGACAGTGCCCTTCAGGCATTAAACCCTCAACATAAAGATATCCGCGAGGTAAAATTACATTTAAAAGGAACTGCCTTTCAATTGAAAGTTTGGGAAGCCTTGTTAAAAATTCCGATGGGTAACTTGAGCACTTATGGCGCCATTGCTTCTCAAATAGGTAACCCAAAAGCCTCCCGAGCCGTTGGTACTGCTATTGGAAGTAATCCTATTGCTTACCTTATCCCCTGCCACCGTGTGATACAAAACAGCGGTATGTTTGGTGGCTACCGATGGGATCCGATGCGAAAGACAGCGATGATCGGATGGGAGAGCTTTCATACAGCTGTTTAA
- a CDS encoding SelT/SelW/SelH family protein: MATKPVIEIEYCPKCNWMLRAAYMAQELLSSFTEDIHGVMLVPSEIAGRYTVRVADNEIFDRKRAGRFPEIKELKQLIRDIVAPDKSLGHSDKSTSSHL; the protein is encoded by the coding sequence ATGGCAACAAAACCTGTTATCGAAATTGAATATTGTCCAAAATGCAATTGGATGCTTCGCGCCGCCTATATGGCGCAGGAGTTGCTGAGTTCGTTTACGGAAGATATCCACGGGGTAATGCTCGTTCCCAGCGAAATTGCGGGACGTTATACCGTACGCGTGGCGGACAATGAGATCTTTGATCGAAAAAGAGCCGGTCGTTTCCCCGAAATAAAAGAGCTCAAACAATTGATTCGCGACATTGTCGCACCGGACAAGTCCCTAGGTCATTCAGACAAATCGACATCATCCCACCTGTAA
- the ygiD gene encoding 4,5-DOPA dioxygenase extradiol, translating to MATLPLVGAAHHVSSLYKFSGELEATDKYPVLFLGHGSPMNAIEDNEFVQGFKKIGQTFEKPKAILVVSAHWETRGTFVTAMEQPATIHDFGGFPQALFDVQYPAPGSPALAVETQRIVSKADIHLDDKWGLDHGSWSVVKHLYPNADVPIIQMSIDYTKPAAYHYEIAQQLTELRRKGVLIIGSGNMVHNLRMVAWDKLNTTGYAFEWATIANEKMKKFIQDGNHQALIDFRKQGKEFDLAIPTPEHYLPLIYTLGLQDKNEELFLFNDNSVAGSLTMTSLKIG from the coding sequence ATGGCAACATTACCTTTAGTTGGTGCAGCACACCATGTGAGTTCTTTATATAAATTTTCTGGCGAACTCGAAGCAACGGACAAATATCCTGTTCTATTTCTAGGCCATGGAAGTCCGATGAATGCTATCGAAGACAACGAATTTGTGCAAGGATTCAAAAAAATAGGCCAGACTTTCGAGAAGCCTAAGGCAATTCTCGTGGTCTCTGCACACTGGGAAACACGTGGAACATTTGTCACAGCGATGGAACAACCGGCCACCATACATGATTTTGGCGGCTTTCCTCAAGCTTTATTTGATGTGCAATATCCAGCCCCCGGAAGTCCGGCACTCGCTGTAGAAACGCAGCGTATTGTCAGCAAAGCGGATATCCACCTAGACGATAAATGGGGACTGGACCACGGCTCCTGGTCGGTTGTTAAACATCTTTATCCCAATGCAGATGTACCCATTATTCAAATGAGCATCGATTATACGAAGCCGGCTGCATACCATTATGAGATTGCACAGCAATTAACCGAGCTAAGGAGAAAAGGTGTTCTGATTATCGGCAGCGGAAATATGGTACACAATCTGCGGATGGTGGCCTGGGACAAGCTGAATACAACTGGTTATGCCTTTGAGTGGGCTACAATAGCCAATGAAAAAATGAAAAAATTTATACAGGATGGCAACCACCAGGCTTTAATTGATTTTAGAAAACAGGGTAAAGAGTTTGACTTGGCAATTCCAACGCCTGAACATTACCTGCCATTAATCTATACGTTGGGCTTACAGGATAAAAATGAAGAACTCTTTCTTTTCAACGACAATTCTGTGGCAGGATCGCTAACGATGACGTCACTGAAAATTGGCTAA
- a CDS encoding helix-turn-helix transcriptional regulator has protein sequence MNELFQIYKIDADEAQRIQQSKNEVHQHDFEELIIGVAGRLEHFIDFKTKTYTAPFISFVTQGKNHRVKPLLINNRIEFWVIRFKSEFIPETTFQLYAHFHENATLGFASRYCFDRLTTLCQLMQQETLQPAIEYGVIKQLLSTIFTMIESERKRQFPDAQQQLKNQGTTFKNFLSILEENYRRPEGVNFYAEKLFMSARNLNLICQSILQQSVSEIIETRKLIEAKNLLLTTNKTISEIGFELGYQEKAYFTNVFKKKAGLTPSEFRNEIQKLISE, from the coding sequence TTGAACGAACTTTTCCAAATCTATAAAATCGACGCCGATGAGGCACAACGTATTCAGCAATCCAAAAACGAAGTACACCAGCATGATTTCGAGGAACTCATTATTGGCGTAGCCGGAAGGCTCGAACATTTTATTGACTTTAAAACGAAAACGTATACCGCCCCTTTTATAAGTTTTGTTACGCAGGGCAAAAACCACCGCGTCAAACCTCTTTTGATTAATAATCGTATTGAATTTTGGGTAATTCGTTTCAAGAGCGAATTTATCCCCGAAACCACCTTCCAACTCTATGCTCATTTTCATGAAAACGCAACATTAGGCTTCGCTAGCCGCTATTGCTTCGACAGGTTAACGACCTTGTGTCAGCTCATGCAGCAGGAAACACTGCAGCCTGCTATCGAATATGGTGTCATTAAGCAACTGCTGAGTACAATTTTTACGATGATTGAATCCGAACGTAAAAGGCAATTTCCAGATGCACAGCAACAATTAAAAAATCAGGGAACAACTTTCAAGAATTTTCTATCGATCTTAGAAGAGAATTATCGACGACCGGAAGGCGTTAATTTTTATGCGGAGAAGCTTTTTATGTCTGCCCGAAACCTAAATTTAATTTGTCAGAGCATCTTACAACAAAGCGTTTCTGAGATTATTGAAACTAGGAAACTGATTGAAGCAAAAAATCTACTGTTGACAACGAATAAAACGATCTCGGAAATTGGCTTTGAACTGGGCTATCAAGAAAAAGCTTACTTTACCAATGTCTTCAAAAAGAAAGCAGGCTTGACGCCTTCTGAATTCAGAAATGAAATTCAAAAGCTTATTTCCGAATAG